The Rhodohalobacter barkolensis genome includes the window GGTAACCGGAAGGATCTACGCAGCGGATATGGTTGATCCTACACCGTCAAACTTAACAACAGCTGTTGAGAATATGGCTACTGCATATGATGACGCCGCAGGACGAACAGCTCCCGACTTTGTTGAATTGTACACCGGCGAAATTGGCGGAAAAACACTTACTCCCGGTCTCTACAAATGGAGCAATACCGTTCTGATTACGGATGATGTTACATTTTCAGGTGATGAAAACGCTGTCTGGATTTTACAGATCGCCGAAAATGTAACAATGAGCTCCGATGTTAGCATTACTCTAACCGGTGGGGCACAAGCCCAAAACATCTTTTGGCAGGTAGCCGGTGAAGCAACGATTGGCACAACCTCACATTTTGAGGGAATCATTCTTTCAATGACCGGTATCACACTGAATACAGGTGCATCACTGAATGGCCGAATTTTAGCTCAAACAGCTGCGATTTTTGATGCCAACACCGTCGTAGCGCCACAATAATCAAGAAAGATATAGATGTATAGAGAGATGCATTTATAATTTGAAGTATCCCAAGCAGTTCTGTTGATAGCAGAACTGCTTTTTTTTGGCTGAATTATAATAACAGTACTTTTTAAAAAATATCGGCAAAAACTATTTTTGATTGATCGCACCTTATCCCGTCCGGTGCAGTATGCTCATAACTGTCGTTTAGGTATGTTTCTACCGCAATAAAACCTTCCATCGTCGCTGACGATGCCGATAAAATGACTGTGCAAACAGCCAAATAGCCGGCGTGAGCCAACCGGCCTTGATTTTGATTTCATCTGTATACAGTAATCGTCCGGGCGCAACTTGCCGAAAGCGAATGGTATGGTTCCAGACTTTGGCAAGACGCCCGCTCTCTTTACTGACGATTGTATTCGTTTCTTTATCGCTTTCTACAAGCGTAATCGTATGCCTTCCCAATGGGATAAACTTAAGAAAGTAGAGTTTGAGCGGATAGGGAGTGCCTGTTTGCCATTCACCCGAAAGATCATCCTCATTTTCCGGAACAAAACTCAGGATCGGTGACGCTACATACTGCAAGGATGCCGGCTCAATGATCTTCTGCCAGAGTTCTGCTTCCGAGCAGGGGAGATGTGTAGATATTCGGGCAATCATGTTTTTGTATTCGGTATGAATTCTTTTACTCGTTTGTTCAGCCAGCTTCGAAATTCCGGTGTAGTGGGTGGTGAATGGTTGCTGCTCTTTAAAAATTCGGTTTCAACGTTTGGAATCTGATTTTTTACGCGGATTATAATCTCATTTCCGGGAAATGAAATGTCATTTTCTGCACCAATGACTAAACATGGCATGGTCAAGTTTTGTAACTCCTCATCCGACGCAAGTGGAGGGATCTTGATGTTGGGTATAAAATCAAGAAATGCATCCCCGAGGTAGTTCGCCCAGTCTTCATCCCATGTAGTGATGAGATTTTTAACCAGTCTCCGAAGGTTTTTCTCACCTGGCCGCATTTTGTACATCATCATCGGTAAAGCCATTTTTGAAAAGCCTTTTATCAAAGATCCCCGGACAATTCCGGCCGGTACAATCAGAGTTAGCGACAGTACTCTTTCGGGATATTCAGATGCAAATTGGCGGGCAACAAAACCACCCAGACTCACGCCTAATAAATTGGACTCCTGCAAATTCAGGCCGTCCAGAATTTCTTTAAGCCATTCAGAGTGGGAGTGATCTTTGTAGGATAGGTGAATGGGTAAACCTTTTACAGACTGGCCCGGCAGATCAGGTGCTATGATGTAGAATTGATCAGATAGCAGAGCCAGTTCGGATATGATATGGGCAGAACTCGTTAACATGGTGTGCAGGCAGACGAGAGGTGTTTTGGAATGGTCTCCGATCGTGAGAACGTGGTTCTTGCCGTAAGTAGTAGAGACCTCTTCGACGTTCGATGGAACATTTACCCGATCAAGAAATTGTTGATACCACTCATTCATCCTCTCCCGGGCAGAGTCACTTTTAAAGATCCTGGTATTCACAGGAAATCCGGATTTGGTTACTTATTAGATGATGGTGAACAGGTTGTCGGTTAATCGGATTCCGTTCACCCATTCAATGTTATCACCAAAAATTTACAGATCGAAAAAATGATGACTTAACCGTTATAATTGGGTTAATTATTTCCATCGCCGTTAAACATCACTCCGAAATAACGTCCGAAGAGTTTGATTTCAAGTGATTAAAGAAGCCGGGGATAACTTCTAAGGGATAGCTTGAGTTGGTATTAATCAGAATGCTTATTCCTAAACCATCTTCAGGAGCAAAAGCGATCTCGCTGCGGTATCCGTTTACATACCCTCCGTGGTACACGATCTTTTGTCCATGATTTTCAAGTACTCTCCATCCCATTCCATAAGACGAACCATTCACCCCATCCCAATATCTGCTGAATCGCCGGTTATTTATGCTGGCTAACGGATTATAAATTTCTTCAAGCGTTTCCCTCGAAATAACGTCAGGATAGTTTCCTGTTAACAGAAGCAGCCACTTTCCCATATCTGATGCAGAAGCATTAATGCCCCCGGAAGAAACCGTGTTGTAGTATTTTGTAGTTATTGGAACAGGAACGCGTCCCCGCGAGCGGGAGTAGTAGATATGAGGCAAAGCTTTATTCTCAGAGTACTGAATGCTGTCGTAAGCTGCCGAAGCATGATCCATTGCCAAAGGTGTAAACAGCTTTTCATCTAAAAGTGTGTTAAAGTCTGTATCGGTTTGAACTTCCAGTACTTTTTCTATGGTTGAATATGCTGCATTTTGGTAGGCAATTTGCTCACCTTCTTTTGCAATCAAGGGAACCTGTGAAAATCGGGGGATAATACGATCCAGAGAAAGTCCGTCTTCCACCAAATTCGTATAGGCATGGCGTGGCAGTCCTGACGTATGAGATAGTAGATGCCTCACCTGAACCCGACCGGTTTGGGCCGGATCATTCAGCTTAAACTCCTTCACATAGCGGGATACGGGACCATCCCAGCTTACCACTCCCTCTTCGACCAATACGCCCGTCAGAACCGATGCAAAACCTTTAGATACACTTCCCAACCGGAATACGGTATGTTCATCTACTTCTTCAGTTTTCCCCGTCTCTTTTACGCCAAACCCTTTTTGATAGACAACCCGTCCATCCTTTACGATGGAAACCGCTGCACCCGGAATTCGTTTGTTGTTTAGTCCTTCTTCAAAATTCTGTTCAAATTCATCCAGGTAAAGGGCCAAAGTCTCATCCATTACCCACTCTTCGGGTTCAGGATCGACTTTTACTTCGTCGGGCTCCGAAATGATATCGGTAAAAGCCAGGTATGATCCAAAAACAACGACCAGTAAAAGGATTGCAGAGATAATTCGGGTCACAGGCTTTCCATGTGTGGCAAATAGATGCCGTTCGGGTTTCTGATAAAATTCATATCCAAGAATACATAAAAACTGAATTCAATAGGGAAAAGTATTTGATTCTATTTTGATTGAATGTACCTAAATAATGTGAAATAGTTTTGAATAGAACTTTTCATTAAAATCAGATCGAAAATAAGTTTTAAACAGTCTTGTGAATGTAGAAAAGGCCTGATTTTTTTGAATATAGTTCAAACTCTGATACGATTCGGAAGGACTATACAATTGAATTGTTAAACTGCCATTGAGTTAAGACAGCACACTAACGGTCTGGCGGCTAAACGGCGAGGCGACAATTTACCCAAACTCCTGAGCCAATACGAGTCCGCACGAACCGCTGGTTATGTGTACGGTTTATACCCAGGGATTTATCACATCAACTCCTGAACCTTCCATGTCTTTAGTATTTCTTGTAACAACAGAAAGGTCATGAACCATGGCTGTAGCAGCAATAAGTGAATCAATTGCTGGAAGTGGGTATCCATTTTTTTCCGCTGTAGCCAATATTTCTCCCCATTTATTTACTTCTTCAATAGTAATATTG containing:
- a CDS encoding alpha/beta fold hydrolase, which gives rise to MNTRIFKSDSARERMNEWYQQFLDRVNVPSNVEEVSTTYGKNHVLTIGDHSKTPLVCLHTMLTSSAHIISELALLSDQFYIIAPDLPGQSVKGLPIHLSYKDHSHSEWLKEILDGLNLQESNLLGVSLGGFVARQFASEYPERVLSLTLIVPAGIVRGSLIKGFSKMALPMMMYKMRPGEKNLRRLVKNLITTWDEDWANYLGDAFLDFIPNIKIPPLASDEELQNLTMPCLVIGAENDISFPGNEIIIRVKNQIPNVETEFLKSSNHSPPTTPEFRSWLNKRVKEFIPNTKT
- a CDS encoding serine hydrolase domain-containing protein — translated: MTRIISAILLLVVVFGSYLAFTDIISEPDEVKVDPEPEEWVMDETLALYLDEFEQNFEEGLNNKRIPGAAVSIVKDGRVVYQKGFGVKETGKTEEVDEHTVFRLGSVSKGFASVLTGVLVEEGVVSWDGPVSRYVKEFKLNDPAQTGRVQVRHLLSHTSGLPRHAYTNLVEDGLSLDRIIPRFSQVPLIAKEGEQIAYQNAAYSTIEKVLEVQTDTDFNTLLDEKLFTPLAMDHASAAYDSIQYSENKALPHIYYSRSRGRVPVPITTKYYNTVSSGGINASASDMGKWLLLLTGNYPDVISRETLEEIYNPLASINNRRFSRYWDGVNGSSYGMGWRVLENHGQKIVYHGGYVNGYRSEIAFAPEDGLGISILINTNSSYPLEVIPGFFNHLKSNSSDVISE